In Alphaproteobacteria bacterium, the genomic window GCCAACGCCGCCATGGAGGACGCGCACGGAAACCTCGTCGGTCGCGAGGCGCTGAATCGCGTTGACGATCGCCTCAACCGAACCCTGGACATCCGCCTTGACGACGATCGCCAGCTCCTTGGTCTCCCCGGCCGCGATCTTGGAGAACATTTGCTCGACCGTACCCCGCTGGCCGCGGGAGACGCGCACGTCGCGCAGCTTGCGCTGGCGGAATTCCGTCACCTCGCGCGCACGCGATTCGTTTTCGACGACGCTGAACGGATCGCCCGCAAGGGGTGCGGCATTGAGGCCGAGAACCTCGACCGGTGCTGAAGGACCGGCCGACTCGATCGGACGGCCGCGATCGTCGAGGAGTGCGCGCACGCGTCCCCATTCGCTGCCCGCGATGAAAATGTCGCCAACTTTGAGCGTTCCTCGCTGGACCAGCACGGTCGCCACTGCACCACGGCCGCGTTCGAGTTTCGCTTCGACCACCGTACCCTGCGCAAGCCGGTTCGGATTGGCCTTGAGATCGAGAATTTCGGCCTGGAGAAGTATCGCTTCCTCGAGCTTGTCGAGATTCGTGTGCTTGGTGGCCGAGACTTCGATCGCCAGCACTTCGCCACCGAATTGCTCGAGCACAATGCCGTGCTGAAGGAGATCGTTGCGCACGCGATCCGGATTGGCATCGGGTTTGTCGATTTTGTTGATGGCGACGACGATCGGCACGTTCGCGGCCTTCGCGTGGTTGATCGCCTCGATCGTCTGCGGCTGAACGCCGTCATCGGCCGCAACGACGAGGATGACGATGTCGGTCACCTTGGCGCCGCGCGCGCGCATGGCCGTGAAGGCTTCGTGGCCGGGCGTGTCGAGGAAGGTGATACGCTCCCCGGTGCTGAGGGCGACCTGGTAGGCGCCGATGTGCTGGGTGATGCCGCCTGCCTCGTGTGCCGCCACATCGGTCGCGCGCAAGGCGTCGAGCAACGAGGTCTTGCCGTGATCGACATGACCCATCACTGTGACGACGGGCGGGCGTGGCTCGAGGCTCTCCGGCGCGTCGTCGGTGCCTTCGAGGCCGATTTCAACGTCGGACTCGGCGACTCGTTTGACCTTGTGGCCGAATTCGGCAATCACCAACTCGGCGGTATCCGCATCGACGACTTGGTTGATTGTCGCCATCACGCCGAGTTTCATGAGCGTCTTTACGACGTCCGCACCACGCTCGGCCATACGGTTCGCGAGATCCTGCACCGTGATCATCTCGGGCAGCACAACCTCGCGGACGATCTTCTGCCCGGCTTCCATCTGCGCTTGACGAAGGCGCTGCTTCTCGCGCTCGCGCGCGCGGCGCACCGAAGCGAGGGAACGAACCCGTTCTTCCTCGCTTTCACCGAGCGCTTGAGTAATGGTCAGTTTGCCCGTGCGCCGGCGCGGCTCAACGCGCTTGGGTGTTAAGGCCGGGCGGACTTTACCGGCCGCCCGCTTGGACGCACGTTCGTCCTCTTCCTCCGCCGCCTTAGCATCCGTCTTGACGAGGACGGCCGGGCGCGCGGCCGTAGCTTGGGCGGGGCGCTTGGCGGTGGGCGACGCCTCGGGCAAGGGTTGGATTGGGACGACAGGCGTCGCCGGGCGCGTGCTCTCTGCGTCTGCGCCGGCCTTCAGGCGCGCTTCTTCCTCATTGCGCTGGCGCGCCTCTTCCTCGGCCTGGCGCGCTTGCGCTTCGAGCTTCGCGCGAGTCTCCTCCTCGGCCTTGATTTGCTCATCGATCTCATGGCGCTTGCGCGCTTCATGATCGGCCTGGACCGCGGACTTAAGTGCCCGAACCCGTGCCGCCCTTTCCTCGTCGGTCAGGGAGCGCGCGACATGGGCCGCATCCTCGGCAAGGGCTTCGGCGTGGGCGACCGCGAGATCCGGCGTCGGCGCCTTGACCTCGTGGAGCAGACCGCCCGCGTCCGAGGTGAACGTGCGCTTTCGCTTCACCTCGACGGTGACCGCCTTCGAGCGACCGTGGGGGAAGCTTTGCCGGACCTGACCGGTCTCGACCGTCTTCTTGAGCTCGAGGCGGCCCGGGCGCGACAGCCCGAGCGGCTTCTTGTTGCGGTCACTTTCGCGCGTTTCACTCATCTTGGTCCGATCTTCCCTCATTCCGTTCCCGCGTGATCCTCGGGCGGCAGGGTTACCTTCCCGGAGGATGCAAATCCCAAGAGGCGCAAGCTCTCAAAAACCAGCCGCCGCGCGAGAGTGCCGCGGCTAAGCACGATGTGAACCGCGTGATCCCGCCCCAGCGCGGCGCCAAGCTCGGCCGCCGAGAAAAGCTCGATTTGCGCCACATCCCGGCCCAAATTCGCCAACTTGCCGCGCCCACCTTCGGCTCCGTCGATGGCCGCGACGAGTGCGCCGGCCCGTCCCTGCCGCAACCAGGCCCCCGCCCGCTCGAAACCGGCTGCGAGCTGGCCTGCCCGTCTCGCCAGCCCGATAAGATCGAGGCAGCGCCGCCTGAGCCGCCCCTCGATCCGATCGGCAAGCCCCTCGGGAACCTTGACCGGAGCGCGCGCGGCCTTGGCGAAACTACCCTTCGCGCAGGCTGTTTCTACTACATCCCGGGACGCCTGCAACCATATTCCCCGCCCAGGGAGTTGTCCCTCGAGGTCCGCGACCACGTTGCCTTCGGGGTCGAGTGCAAACCTGATCAACCGTTCCTTGGGCAGGACTCGGCGCGTCACCACGCAACGGCGCAAGGGGCGGGATGCCTCCTCGCCCTTACGCTCGCCTGTCCTTCCGGCGGATGTCGCCACGAGCGCCGCCATCGTTCCCCGCCCGGCTCACGGGCTCTCGGGCGGGCTGGCGCCAGCACCCGCCGCGTCCTGCGACGCTTCTTCCGGG contains:
- the infB gene encoding translation initiation factor IF-2 gives rise to the protein MSETRESDRNKKPLGLSRPGRLELKKTVETGQVRQSFPHGRSKAVTVEVKRKRTFTSDAGGLLHEVKAPTPDLAVAHAEALAEDAAHVARSLTDEERAARVRALKSAVQADHEARKRHEIDEQIKAEEETRAKLEAQARQAEEEARQRNEEEARLKAGADAESTRPATPVVPIQPLPEASPTAKRPAQATAARPAVLVKTDAKAAEEEDERASKRAAGKVRPALTPKRVEPRRRTGKLTITQALGESEEERVRSLASVRRAREREKQRLRQAQMEAGQKIVREVVLPEMITVQDLANRMAERGADVVKTLMKLGVMATINQVVDADTAELVIAEFGHKVKRVAESDVEIGLEGTDDAPESLEPRPPVVTVMGHVDHGKTSLLDALRATDVAAHEAGGITQHIGAYQVALSTGERITFLDTPGHEAFTAMRARGAKVTDIVILVVAADDGVQPQTIEAINHAKAANVPIVVAINKIDKPDANPDRVRNDLLQHGIVLEQFGGEVLAIEVSATKHTNLDKLEEAILLQAEILDLKANPNRLAQGTVVEAKLERGRGAVATVLVQRGTLKVGDIFIAGSEWGRVRALLDDRGRPIESAGPSAPVEVLGLNAAPLAGDPFSVVENESRAREVTEFRQRKLRDVRVSRGQRGTVEQMFSKIAAGETKELAIVVKADVQGSVEAIVNAIQRLATDEVSVRVLHGGVGGINESDIALAAASHAFIVGFNVRANPQAREIAKRDGLEIRYYSIIYDVVDDVKKMLSGLLAPALRENLLGHATIREVFTISKVGKVAGCMVTEGLVRRGARVRLLRDNVVIHDGKLNSLKRFKEEVREVKEGYECGMSFENYQDIQQGDVVECYEVEEVAREL
- a CDS encoding RNA-binding protein; the encoded protein is MAALVATSAGRTGERKGEEASRPLRRCVVTRRVLPKERLIRFALDPEGNVVADLEGQLPGRGIWLQASRDVVETACAKGSFAKAARAPVKVPEGLADRIEGRLRRRCLDLIGLARRAGQLAAGFERAGAWLRQGRAGALVAAIDGAEGGRGKLANLGRDVAQIELFSAAELGAALGRDHAVHIVLSRGTLARRLVFESLRLLGFASSGKVTLPPEDHAGTE